In Streptomyces sp. NBC_01707, a genomic segment contains:
- a CDS encoding LysR family transcriptional regulator yields MTPRQSRPTHLANLDLNLLVTLRALLRERNVTRAARNLGVTQPAVSASLSRLRRHFADELLVRVQGAYVLTPLAAQLAGQVETVCAATERLFATGRAFDPATTQREFTLLMADYPATVLGPALSRLFDRDAPHAVLHLQLVRETLGSGAGDTIRLVDGLVSPSLGHFRTPGVGSVPLFRDRWVCLVSAGHPLCEAAAFGIEDLARLPWVVPYHRDDGYPSAAPATRQLTALGIRPRIAVRVESYRAVPDFIAGTRRVALIPERLTARLPSAHGLRTLDCPVPLDSLEEHLWWDASHDEDPAHSWLRELVARAAASFEP; encoded by the coding sequence ATGACCCCACGGCAGTCCCGTCCCACACACCTCGCCAACCTCGACCTCAACCTCCTGGTCACGCTCCGCGCACTGCTGCGCGAGCGGAACGTCACCCGTGCCGCGCGCAATCTCGGCGTCACCCAGCCGGCCGTCAGTGCCTCGCTGTCCCGGCTGCGTCGGCACTTCGCGGACGAGCTGCTCGTCAGGGTCCAGGGCGCCTACGTCCTGACGCCGCTCGCCGCGCAGCTGGCCGGACAGGTCGAGACGGTGTGCGCTGCCACGGAACGGCTCTTCGCGACGGGCAGGGCCTTCGACCCGGCCACCACACAGCGGGAGTTCACACTGCTGATGGCCGACTACCCGGCGACCGTTCTGGGCCCCGCGCTCTCGCGGCTGTTCGACCGTGACGCACCGCACGCGGTGCTTCATCTCCAGCTCGTCCGGGAGACTCTGGGCAGTGGAGCGGGCGACACCATCCGGCTCGTCGACGGTCTGGTGTCCCCGTCTCTCGGCCACTTTCGCACCCCGGGGGTCGGCTCGGTTCCGCTCTTCCGCGACCGGTGGGTCTGCCTGGTGTCCGCCGGCCATCCGCTGTGTGAGGCCGCGGCATTCGGCATCGAGGACCTGGCACGGTTGCCGTGGGTGGTGCCCTACCACCGGGACGACGGGTATCCCTCGGCCGCTCCGGCGACCCGGCAGCTGACCGCACTGGGGATCAGGCCGAGGATCGCCGTACGCGTGGAGAGCTATCGGGCCGTACCCGACTTCATCGCCGGCACGCGGAGGGTGGCGCTCATCCCGGAGCGGCTCACCGCGCGGCTGCCGTCGGCTCACGGGCTGCGCACGCTCGACTGCCCGGTACCGCTCGACTCGCTCGAGGAGCACCTGTGGTGGGACGCGAGCCATGACGAGGACCCGGCACACAGTTGGTTGCGTGAACTGGTGGCCCGGGCAGCGGCCAGCTTCGAACCATAA
- the nrfD gene encoding NrfD/PsrC family molybdoenzyme membrane anchor subunit produces the protein MTRTRQRRGEQVMVPRAEFESYYGRPIIHAPSWAARDIAGYFFLGGLAGAGSVLAAGAHMTGRPRTATAMKVSSLAAVSLSAAALINDLGKPGRFANMLRVFKPTSPMSMGSWLLSAYGPAAGAAALSAVSGRLPRAGAAATAGAALLGPLLASYTAVLAADTAVPAWHGAHRELPYLFTASATAAASGMALIVAPPRESGPARCAAVLAATAESLATEAAERRLGMVAETWREGRAGALMRTARALTMAGAATAALAGGRSRPAAVAGGLALLAGSVCTRFGVFAAGIASAEDPKYTVVPQQKGE, from the coding sequence ATGACCAGGACCCGGCAGCGACGCGGTGAACAGGTCATGGTTCCGCGCGCGGAATTCGAGTCCTACTACGGGCGTCCGATCATCCACGCCCCGTCCTGGGCAGCCCGCGACATCGCCGGATACTTCTTCCTCGGCGGTCTCGCCGGAGCAGGCTCGGTGCTCGCCGCCGGGGCCCACATGACCGGACGCCCCCGTACCGCCACCGCGATGAAGGTCTCGTCCCTCGCCGCCGTTTCGCTGTCCGCCGCAGCCCTGATCAACGACCTGGGCAAACCCGGCCGGTTCGCCAACATGCTGCGTGTGTTCAAACCCACGTCCCCTATGAGCATGGGTTCCTGGCTGCTCAGCGCGTACGGCCCCGCCGCCGGGGCAGCCGCTCTCAGCGCCGTCTCGGGACGGCTGCCACGGGCGGGCGCCGCAGCGACCGCGGGGGCCGCGCTGCTCGGTCCGCTGCTGGCGTCGTACACCGCTGTCCTTGCCGCCGACACCGCCGTTCCCGCCTGGCACGGCGCGCACCGAGAACTCCCTTATCTGTTCACGGCGTCCGCGACGGCCGCAGCCTCGGGCATGGCACTGATCGTCGCGCCACCGCGCGAAAGCGGCCCCGCTCGTTGTGCGGCGGTGCTCGCGGCAACGGCCGAGAGCCTGGCGACCGAGGCTGCCGAACGACGCCTCGGCATGGTGGCGGAGACCTGGCGCGAAGGCCGCGCGGGCGCGCTCATGCGTACCGCCCGCGCCCTGACCATGGCGGGAGCCGCGACCGCGGCGCTGGCCGGCGGCCGCAGCCGGCCAGCCGCCGTGGCCGGTGGGCTCGCACTGCTCGCGGGTTCCGTCTGCACCCGCTTCGGGGTGTTCGCGGCGGGAATCGCCTCCGCGGAGGACCCGAAGTACACCGTCGTACCCCAGCAGAAGGGAGAGTGA
- a CDS encoding aconitase X catalytic domain-containing protein, producing MKLNDADKAMLDGAEGPAVAAAMDLLVRYGQALDAEVLCDVRNVAGTMTQPSPAKAQLVQEGGWHKAYAVLNLDSDGDFTIPDMKVPTCQLQQSFGPDAEGVAPYPKELVALQSDAEAFYSRKGVNILATCTPYQVGNIPVRGEHLAWMESSAVVYANSVVGARTNCEGTASTGAASLTGRIPCWGNHRTENRIGTHHVDVRTPVAGPLDWGMLGYFAGGLVQEERPVVTGALAQPDLLDLKHFGAAAASSGGVEIYHLPGITPEAPSLEAAFGGRRIPEAVPYGERERRAVYEDLNSQGTSPDVDFVLLGCPHASLDQVRDTARLLEGRRLNSGTQLWLMVPRALRTTADRNGWTQTIERAGGRVLTDSCPAMSRSAPPGTKVFATDSAKQAHYLPAILGIEAWFGTLADCIDAAVTGIWKGDLR from the coding sequence ATGAAGCTCAACGACGCCGACAAGGCAATGCTCGACGGAGCCGAAGGACCCGCGGTCGCCGCAGCCATGGACCTTCTCGTCCGCTACGGACAGGCGCTGGACGCCGAGGTGCTGTGCGACGTGCGGAACGTCGCGGGGACGATGACCCAGCCGTCGCCCGCCAAAGCACAGCTTGTACAGGAAGGCGGCTGGCACAAGGCCTACGCCGTGCTCAACCTCGACAGCGACGGCGACTTCACCATCCCCGACATGAAGGTGCCCACCTGCCAGCTGCAGCAGAGCTTCGGCCCCGATGCCGAGGGCGTCGCCCCCTACCCGAAGGAGCTCGTCGCGCTGCAGTCCGACGCCGAGGCGTTCTACAGCCGTAAGGGCGTCAACATCCTCGCCACCTGCACGCCGTACCAAGTGGGCAACATCCCCGTGCGCGGCGAACATCTGGCCTGGATGGAGTCCTCGGCGGTCGTCTACGCCAACTCGGTGGTGGGCGCCCGCACCAACTGCGAGGGCACCGCCTCCACCGGGGCGGCTTCGCTCACCGGCCGAATCCCCTGCTGGGGCAACCACCGCACCGAGAACCGGATCGGCACCCACCACGTCGACGTCCGCACACCGGTGGCGGGGCCACTCGACTGGGGCATGCTCGGCTACTTCGCCGGCGGCCTCGTCCAGGAGGAACGCCCGGTCGTCACCGGAGCGCTGGCCCAGCCCGACCTGCTCGACCTCAAGCACTTCGGGGCGGCCGCCGCATCCTCCGGCGGGGTCGAGATCTACCACCTTCCCGGCATCACCCCCGAAGCCCCGAGTCTCGAGGCGGCCTTCGGCGGCCGGCGGATACCCGAGGCCGTCCCGTACGGGGAACGCGAACGCCGTGCCGTCTACGAGGACCTCAACTCCCAGGGCACGAGCCCGGACGTGGACTTCGTCCTTCTCGGCTGCCCGCACGCCTCGCTCGATCAAGTCCGTGACACCGCCCGGCTGCTGGAGGGGCGCCGGCTCAACTCCGGCACCCAGTTGTGGCTGATGGTGCCGCGAGCGCTGCGCACGACCGCAGACCGCAACGGCTGGACGCAGACCATCGAGCGAGCGGGCGGCCGCGTGCTCACCGACTCCTGCCCCGCCATGTCCCGTTCCGCACCACCCGGCACGAAGGTCTTCGCCACCGACTCGGCGAAGCAGGCCCACTACCTGCCCGCGATCCTCGGCATCGAGGCCTGGTTCGGCACGCTCGCCGACTGCATCGACGCCGCTGTCACCGGCATCTGGAAGGGAGACCTGCGATGA
- a CDS encoding HAD family hydrolase, producing MTTKRAAIFDVDGTLVDTNHLHVVTWWEAFRQAGHRVPMGEIHQAVGLSSGDLIVHLLGEDRDPDDDEQLTAAHHALYATYFDRLPALDSAGDLLRTLAARGWEIVLATSASGAELSALRSAIDADDVILGSASADDVAEGKPAPDPVEQAREIADVPGEHAVFVGDTVWDMKAAVRDGVAPVAVLSGGIPRADLEAAGARAVYRDVDDLLAHLDTSVFADQE from the coding sequence ATGACCACGAAACGTGCGGCAATCTTCGATGTCGACGGAACGCTCGTCGACACCAATCACCTGCATGTCGTCACCTGGTGGGAGGCCTTCCGGCAGGCCGGCCACCGCGTCCCCATGGGTGAGATCCACCAGGCCGTCGGCCTCAGCAGCGGCGACCTGATCGTCCACCTGCTCGGCGAGGACCGAGACCCTGACGACGACGAGCAGCTCACTGCGGCCCACCACGCCCTCTACGCCACGTACTTCGACCGGCTGCCGGCCTTGGACTCGGCGGGCGACCTGCTGCGTACTCTGGCCGCGCGAGGCTGGGAGATCGTACTGGCCACCTCGGCGAGCGGCGCGGAACTCTCCGCGCTGCGCAGTGCGATCGATGCGGACGACGTCATCCTCGGGTCGGCCAGCGCGGACGACGTCGCCGAAGGCAAACCCGCCCCCGACCCGGTCGAACAGGCCAGGGAAATCGCCGACGTCCCGGGCGAGCATGCTGTATTCGTCGGCGACACCGTCTGGGACATGAAGGCCGCCGTGCGGGACGGGGTAGCCCCCGTAGCGGTACTGTCCGGCGGGATCCCGCGTGCGGACCTGGAAGCAGCCGGCGCCCGCGCGGTGTACCGAGACGTCGACGACCTCCTCGCCCACTTGGACACCAGCGTCTTCGCCGACCAGGAATGA
- a CDS encoding 4Fe-4S dicluster domain-containing protein, which produces MKDRHLLSGPEPDPARDAGHPEPPERVGFFTDTSVCIGCKACEVACKEWNAIPEDGMPLSGMSYDNTQGLGASTWRHVAFIEQKLPAPEGRTELSLIEGTPTAPEPPQAPGDMRWLMSSDVCKHCTHAACLDVCPTGSLFRTEFGTVVVQEDICNGCGYCVPACPYGVIEQRQHDGRAFKCTMCYDRLGAGQEPACAKACPTESIQFGPLDELRERAALRVEQLHEQGVEQAHLYGHDPNDGVGGDGAFFLLLDKPEVYGLPPDPVVATRDLAAMWKHAGTAALSLAGSIALAFVLAGRTKEGR; this is translated from the coding sequence ATGAAGGACCGGCACCTGCTGAGCGGTCCCGAGCCGGACCCGGCTCGCGACGCCGGCCACCCGGAACCCCCGGAACGGGTCGGATTCTTCACCGACACGTCGGTCTGCATCGGCTGCAAGGCCTGCGAAGTGGCCTGCAAGGAGTGGAACGCGATCCCGGAGGACGGGATGCCGTTGAGCGGCATGAGCTACGACAACACCCAGGGGCTGGGCGCCTCCACGTGGCGCCACGTCGCCTTCATCGAGCAGAAGCTGCCTGCGCCGGAGGGACGCACCGAGCTTTCGCTCATCGAGGGGACCCCGACGGCTCCCGAACCCCCGCAGGCGCCGGGCGACATGCGCTGGCTGATGTCGTCGGACGTCTGCAAGCACTGCACACACGCGGCCTGTCTGGACGTCTGCCCCACCGGCTCACTGTTCCGCACGGAGTTCGGCACAGTCGTCGTCCAGGAGGACATCTGCAACGGCTGCGGCTACTGCGTGCCCGCCTGCCCGTACGGGGTGATCGAGCAACGTCAGCACGACGGAAGGGCGTTCAAGTGCACGATGTGCTACGACCGCCTCGGCGCGGGCCAGGAACCGGCCTGTGCGAAGGCCTGCCCCACCGAATCCATCCAGTTCGGCCCACTGGACGAGCTGCGCGAACGCGCCGCGCTGCGCGTGGAGCAACTGCATGAACAGGGCGTGGAACAGGCGCACCTGTACGGACACGATCCGAACGACGGAGTCGGTGGTGACGGAGCGTTCTTCCTACTCCTGGACAAGCCGGAGGTGTACGGACTGCCACCAGACCCTGTGGTGGCCACCCGCGATCTGGCGGCCATGTGGAAGCACGCGGGCACCGCCGCACTGTCCCTGGCCGGCAGCATCGCGCTCGCGTTCGTACTGGCCGGTCGAACCAAGGAGGGACGATGA
- a CDS encoding LLM class F420-dependent oxidoreductase — MVQIGYTMMTEQAGPRELVGHVVGAERAGFDFSVTSDHYFPWLDSQGHAPYAWSVLGAAAQATDRIPLMTYVTCPTTRYHPAVVAQKAATVQLLSQGRFRLGLGSGENLNEHVVGGGWPAAHVRLAKLEEAVEIIRSLFAGENVNHHGAHFDVENARLWDLPDTPPPIGVAVSGDRSCELAGRLADLAIGTEPEPSLISAFDRHGGAGKPKIGQLPICYDTDRDAAIARAHDQFRWFGGGWPVNSELPGPDGFEGATQFVRPEDVARTIPCGDDVDAVVEAVRPYVDAGFTEVALVQIGGDHQEPFLEWSRQKLLPALREL; from the coding sequence ATGGTGCAGATCGGATACACGATGATGACCGAGCAAGCAGGCCCGCGGGAGCTTGTCGGTCACGTGGTCGGCGCCGAGCGCGCCGGCTTCGATTTCTCCGTCACATCCGACCACTACTTCCCTTGGCTGGACTCCCAGGGACACGCCCCATACGCATGGAGCGTGCTCGGTGCCGCCGCGCAGGCCACCGACCGCATTCCCCTGATGACGTACGTGACGTGCCCGACGACCCGCTACCACCCTGCGGTCGTTGCCCAGAAGGCCGCCACCGTGCAACTCCTCTCCCAGGGGCGCTTCCGCCTGGGACTCGGCTCCGGGGAGAACCTCAACGAGCATGTGGTGGGGGGTGGATGGCCCGCCGCACACGTCCGGCTCGCGAAGCTGGAGGAAGCTGTGGAGATCATCCGCTCGCTCTTCGCGGGGGAGAACGTCAACCACCACGGCGCCCACTTCGATGTCGAGAACGCCAGACTGTGGGATCTGCCCGACACTCCGCCGCCGATCGGTGTCGCCGTCTCAGGTGACCGCTCGTGCGAACTGGCCGGTCGTCTCGCCGACCTTGCCATCGGCACTGAACCCGAGCCGTCACTGATCTCCGCGTTCGATCGGCACGGCGGTGCCGGAAAGCCCAAGATCGGCCAACTGCCGATCTGTTACGACACCGACCGCGATGCGGCGATCGCCCGTGCCCACGACCAGTTCCGCTGGTTCGGCGGCGGCTGGCCGGTCAACTCCGAACTCCCCGGGCCTGACGGATTCGAGGGCGCCACCCAGTTCGTACGACCCGAGGACGTGGCCCGGACCATTCCCTGCGGCGACGACGTGGACGCCGTCGTCGAAGCCGTGCGCCCCTACGTCGATGCGGGATTCACCGAGGTCGCCCTCGTTCAGATCGGCGGCGACCACCAGGAACCGTTCCTGGAGTGGTCCCGGCAGAAGCTCCTTCCCGCCCTGCGCGAACTGTGA
- a CDS encoding FAD-dependent oxidoreductase, with amino-acid sequence MPHALTELKVRTVTKPAGTASHRLDTDVCVVGAGVSGISAAIESAQLGREVVLVDSLPVLGGQMVNSLIGLFCGVYGNGPDYRQLTHGIFDGIFADLEASGDLHVNRGHTITVTYDEVALGRWVERRIRELGIRVVLGASITGVERDGRRIAAVSFATRHGTVRVTAPGFVDATGDAALAWEAGLACRVPERTIYGSQQIVLEHLHEEHQPGREELAEHVHAKAPEWGLVRRDGLAFFFPGRSTAVLNMTHIPAPLDPVEASAAQLDGREQADRVVEFLRAEFPKAFGEAKVRSYGLPGRRQTRWIKGSHQLSLDEVRAGTRFEDAVARTAWPIELHDRADGYVWETFEADHVHYVPLRSLLSPDCDNLVAAGRCADGDAAALSSVRVMGPCAAMGAGAAHTLDLAGRDGSVHGIDFAALRARLAANVDD; translated from the coding sequence ATGCCCCATGCCCTGACCGAGCTGAAAGTCCGTACCGTCACCAAGCCGGCCGGCACAGCGAGCCATCGACTCGACACCGATGTCTGCGTGGTGGGGGCGGGCGTCTCCGGAATCTCCGCCGCGATCGAGAGCGCGCAGCTCGGGCGGGAGGTCGTCCTCGTCGACAGTCTGCCCGTGCTCGGCGGACAGATGGTGAACTCGCTGATCGGGCTGTTCTGCGGGGTGTACGGCAACGGCCCCGACTATCGGCAGCTCACGCACGGCATCTTCGACGGGATCTTTGCCGACCTGGAGGCTTCCGGCGATCTGCACGTCAACCGCGGCCACACCATCACCGTCACCTATGACGAGGTGGCGCTGGGCCGGTGGGTGGAGCGCCGGATCCGGGAACTGGGCATCCGCGTCGTCCTCGGGGCCTCGATCACCGGTGTGGAGCGGGACGGCCGGCGCATCGCGGCGGTGTCCTTCGCCACCCGGCACGGAACCGTGCGGGTCACCGCGCCCGGCTTCGTCGACGCCACCGGCGACGCGGCGCTTGCCTGGGAGGCGGGGCTGGCCTGCCGTGTACCGGAACGAACCATCTACGGGTCGCAGCAGATCGTCCTGGAGCACCTGCACGAGGAGCACCAGCCGGGGCGTGAGGAGCTTGCCGAGCACGTCCACGCCAAGGCGCCCGAGTGGGGACTGGTCCGCCGCGACGGGCTGGCCTTCTTCTTCCCTGGCCGGAGCACCGCCGTCCTCAACATGACCCACATACCGGCCCCGCTCGACCCGGTCGAGGCCTCGGCCGCCCAGCTCGACGGCCGCGAACAGGCGGACCGGGTGGTCGAGTTCCTGCGTGCGGAGTTCCCGAAGGCCTTCGGAGAGGCGAAAGTCCGCTCGTACGGCCTCCCGGGCCGGCGGCAGACCCGATGGATCAAGGGCAGCCACCAGTTGTCGCTCGACGAGGTGAGGGCCGGAACCCGTTTCGAGGACGCGGTCGCCCGCACCGCCTGGCCCATCGAGCTGCACGACCGTGCAGACGGATACGTCTGGGAGACCTTCGAGGCCGACCACGTCCACTACGTACCGCTGCGCTCCCTGCTCTCCCCGGACTGCGACAACCTCGTAGCCGCCGGACGCTGCGCCGACGGCGATGCCGCGGCCCTCTCCAGCGTCCGCGTCATGGGTCCCTGCGCGGCCATGGGGGCGGGCGCCGCCCACACCCTGGACCTCGCCGGACGCGACGGCAGCGTGCACGGGATCGATTTCGCAGCACTCCGCGCCCGCCTTGCCGCGAATGTCGACGACTGA
- a CDS encoding dihydroxy-acid dehydratase yields the protein MTALRSNYTPGTSPWAVRRAQWRALGLTDEDMDKPKIAIVNSSSQLATCFSHLDEIARAAKEAIAEAGGIGFEIRTVAPSDFIHSAGGRGGYILSARDLITHDIEAAVEGAQLDGMLTLASCDKTAPGQLMAAARLDLPTVVVGCGYQACGTFAGRHCDIEDVFLAAGHHAQGRIGLDELTGMSENAVAGPGVCAGMGTANSMHIACEALGMALPGSTPVLANSPRMWADVRAAGRRIVDLVREDLRPRTLLTRQAFENAVTVMLAVSASINSVKHLQAIAEEAHTGIDVYEIYERLADKVPLLAAVRPNGPYSIDEFEAAGGASGVLWQLRELLHTGALTITGRTLGEELTERQPTDPEVIRPPERALGRGPTIVLVRGSLAPATGIVKLAVDEERPPSFTGPAKVYDSPQDALDGLRAGDVLPGQVLVLRGLGPKGTPGMGMASRPVFALDGAGLTGKVAVVTDGQLSGLVNKGIVVGEVSPEAADAGPLALVRDGDTISIDLTTRCVDLLVPDEELATRTPWTPCAQAERGWLSVYLRTVRPLQEGAVLTPRTPREGITSA from the coding sequence ATGACCGCACTCCGCAGCAACTACACCCCCGGAACGTCCCCGTGGGCCGTCCGGCGCGCCCAGTGGCGAGCCCTCGGTCTCACCGACGAGGACATGGACAAGCCGAAGATCGCCATCGTCAACTCCTCGTCCCAGCTGGCCACCTGCTTCAGCCATCTCGATGAGATCGCGCGGGCCGCCAAGGAGGCGATTGCCGAGGCCGGCGGCATCGGTTTCGAAATCCGCACGGTGGCCCCGAGCGACTTCATCCACAGCGCGGGCGGCCGCGGCGGCTACATCCTCTCCGCCCGCGACCTGATCACCCATGACATCGAGGCCGCCGTCGAAGGCGCCCAGCTCGACGGCATGCTCACTCTCGCCTCCTGCGACAAGACCGCCCCAGGGCAGCTGATGGCGGCGGCGCGGCTCGATCTGCCGACCGTCGTCGTCGGCTGCGGATATCAGGCCTGCGGGACGTTCGCCGGTCGGCACTGCGACATCGAGGACGTCTTCCTCGCCGCGGGTCACCACGCGCAGGGCCGCATCGGCCTGGACGAACTGACCGGTATGAGCGAGAACGCCGTTGCGGGACCGGGCGTCTGCGCCGGCATGGGCACGGCCAACTCCATGCACATCGCCTGTGAGGCGCTCGGCATGGCGCTGCCCGGCTCCACACCCGTGCTCGCCAACAGCCCCAGGATGTGGGCCGATGTACGGGCGGCGGGGCGCCGGATCGTCGACCTCGTGCGCGAGGACCTGCGGCCCCGCACCCTGCTCACCCGCCAAGCCTTCGAGAATGCGGTGACGGTCATGCTTGCCGTCAGTGCGTCCATCAATTCCGTCAAGCACCTGCAGGCGATCGCCGAGGAGGCGCACACCGGAATCGACGTGTACGAGATTTACGAGCGGCTCGCCGACAAGGTGCCGCTGCTGGCCGCCGTGCGACCGAACGGACCGTACTCCATCGACGAGTTCGAGGCGGCCGGCGGAGCTTCGGGGGTGCTGTGGCAGCTGCGCGAGCTGCTGCACACCGGGGCCCTGACCATCACCGGCCGCACTCTCGGTGAGGAGCTCACAGAACGGCAGCCCACGGACCCCGAGGTGATCCGCCCGCCGGAGCGGGCGCTCGGCCGCGGACCCACGATCGTCCTGGTCCGCGGCTCGCTCGCGCCGGCCACCGGAATCGTCAAACTGGCGGTCGACGAGGAGCGCCCGCCGTCGTTCACCGGACCGGCCAAGGTGTACGACAGCCCGCAGGACGCGCTTGACGGGTTGCGTGCCGGAGATGTGCTGCCGGGGCAGGTACTGGTGCTGCGCGGTCTCGGGCCCAAGGGAACTCCCGGCATGGGCATGGCCTCGCGGCCCGTCTTCGCGCTCGACGGGGCCGGGCTGACCGGCAAGGTCGCCGTCGTCACCGACGGACAACTCTCCGGACTGGTCAACAAGGGCATCGTCGTCGGCGAGGTCTCCCCGGAGGCCGCCGACGCCGGACCGCTGGCCCTGGTCCGGGACGGCGACACGATCTCCATCGACCTCACCACCCGTTGCGTCGACCTCCTCGTACCGGACGAGGAACTGGCCACCCGCACCCCCTGGACGCCGTGCGCGCAGGCCGAGCGCGGATGGCTGTCCGTCTACCTGCGGACGGTCCGCCCGCTCCAGGAAGGCGCGGTACTCACCCCGCGCACGCCCAGGGAAGGAATCACGAGCGCATGA
- a CDS encoding DUF4287 domain-containing protein, translated as MTEAVKGPASYFPSIEKKYGRPVAEWKAIIRSSSLTRHMELVSWLKTAHGLGHGHANALVAHTLAEDSGK; from the coding sequence ATGACTGAAGCCGTGAAGGGCCCTGCCAGCTACTTCCCTTCGATCGAGAAGAAGTACGGCCGCCCGGTGGCAGAGTGGAAGGCCATCATCCGCTCCTCGTCCTTGACCAGGCATATGGAACTCGTCTCCTGGCTCAAGACCGCACACGGACTCGGGCACGGTCACGCAAACGCCCTTGTCGCGCACACCCTTGCCGAGGACAGCGGGAAGTGA